Proteins found in one Desulfuromonas sp. genomic segment:
- a CDS encoding RNA-binding protein, whose translation MQTFELNENDYIELCSLLKLIGITGSGGIAKMLIADGQVLVDGEIELRKRCKIRRGQTVECMEETIEVV comes from the coding sequence ATGCAGACCTTTGAACTGAACGAAAACGATTATATCGAACTCTGTAGCCTGCTCAAGCTGATCGGCATCACCGGCAGCGGCGGCATCGCCAAAATGCTGATCGCCGATGGCCAGGTGCTGGTCGATGGTGAGATCGAGCTGCGCAAGCGGTGCAAGATCCGGCGTGGTCAGACGGTCGAGTGCATGG